From the Anaeromyxobacter dehalogenans 2CP-1 genome, the window CACCGGCGTCCGCACGCGGAGCCCGGTCCGGCCCAGCGCGTCCGCACCGGGCTGGCGCGCCGGCTCCTCGCGATCCACGTCCGGGAGCGCGGTCTCCCGCCGCTCGCGCGGCACCCCGGGCCGCATCGGGCGGGCGCCGTCCACGCCCGCGCCCGGCGGCGGCCCGTCCCCCCGGTGCATCGCGCCTGGCCCCATCCCCTGCATCCGTCCCCCCCTTCGCCGCCGCGCCGGTCAGGCCTGGGCGCCCGGGACCAGCACGCACTTCACGCAGCCGTCGGCCCGGTCGCCGAACAGCGCGTACGCGTGCGCGGCGCGCTCCAGCGGGAACCGGTGCGTGATGAGCCCCTTCCCGTCGAGGCGCCCCGCGCGCACGTGCTCCAGCAGGTGCGGCATGTAGCGCTTCACGTTCGCCTGCGCGGTCCGGAGCGTGAGCCCCTTGTTCATCGCGGCGCCGATCGGCACCAGGTTCGCGGGCGGCCCGTACACGCCCACGATCGACACGGTCCCGCCCTTCCTGACCGCGTGGATGGCCCAGGAGAGCGCCACGGCCGACCCGGCCTGCAGCTTCAGGCCGCGGCCGAGCAGCGTCTGCCACGGCGAGCCGGACGCCTCCAGCCCGACCGCGTCCACGCACACGTCCGGCCCGCGTCCGCCGGTCTGCTCCTTCAGCACCGGCACCGGATCCCACCCGGCCGCCTCCAGGTCGAGCGTCTCGGCGCCGGCCCAGCGCTCCGCGAAGCGAAGCCGCGCCGGCACGCGGTCGATGGCGATCACCCGCCTCGCCCCGAGCAGCCAGGCCGAGCGCGCGGCCACCAGGCCCACCGGGCCGCAGCCGAACACCGCCACCACGTCGCCCTCGCGGACGCCGCCCATCTCGGCCGCCTGGTAGCCGGTCGGGAGCACGTCGGAGAGCAGCAGGACGTCCTCGTCCTCGAGGTCGTCCGGGATCTTCATGGGCCCGACGTCCGCGAACGGGACGCGCACGTACTCCGCCTGCCCGCCGTCGTAGCCGCCGGTGGTGTGCGAGTAGCCGTACACGCCCGAGGCCAGGTCGGACATGGGGTTCGAGGACTCGCAGTCGCCGTAGAGGCCGCGCGCGCAGTAGAAGCAGCGCCCGCACGAGATGTTGAACGGGACCACCACCCGGTCGCCGCGCCGCAGCGTCCGCACCGCGGGCCCGGTCTCCTCGACCACGCCGGTGAACTCGTGGCCGAACGTGCTCCCCACCCGCGTGTCCGGGACGAACCCGTGGAGCAGGTGCAGGTCCGAGCCGCAGATGGCGGCCCGCGTCACCCGGAGCACCACGTCCTCCCCGTGCTCGATCCGGGGCGCGGGCTTGTCCCTCACCTTGACCCGGTACGGCCCCTCGTAGACGAGCGCGCGCATCCCACCCCCGGGGTCAAGGTTCTCCCGGCCCGTGCGCGCCGCAAACGCCGGGCGCCACCCGGGCCGGCGGCGGCGGGAGCGCCCGCCGGCTGCTATGGTCGGGCGCATGTGCGGACGCTTCACGCTCACGGTGGCCGACCTCGCCGCGCTCGCCCGCGAGTGGGCGGCGGAGGTGGACGCGGCGCTCGCGGCGCGCTGGCGCCCGCGCTTCAACGTGGCGCCCGGCGATCCGCACCCGGTGCTGCGCGGGCGCGGCGGCGCGCGCCGGCTCGAGGCGGCCGCGTTCGGGCTGGCGGGCCCGGGCGGCAAGCTCCTGCTCAACGCGCGCGTGGAGGGCGCCGCGGGGCGGCCGGCGTTCCGCGAGGCGTGGGCGGCGCGGCGCGCCGCGGTGCCGGCCGACGGCTTCTACGAGTGGGAGGGCCCGGCCGCGGACCGTCGGCCGAGCTGGCTCCACCCGCGCGCCGGGGGCACGCTGCTGCTCGCGGCGCTGTGCGGGGACGCGCCCGGTGGCGGCCCCGCCTTCGCCATCCTCACCACCGCCGCGAACGCCGAGGTGGGCCGGCTCCACGACCGCATGCCGCTGCTCGTGCCCCCCGCGCTGCTCGACGCGTGGCTCGACGGCCCCCCGCCCGCCCTGCCCGCGCCCGCCGACGGCGTGCTCGCGGTCCGCCCCGTGTCACCGCGCGTCAACTCGCCCGCGAACGACGACGCCGCCTGCCTCGCGCCGCCGCCCGAGCCGCTCCAGCGCGCGCTGTTCTGAGCACCGCCTCAGCGGATCAGGTCCTGGCTGACCGCCAGCCGCGCGCCCGCGGCCGCGAGCTCCCGGTCCACCTCGTCGCGCCGCTCGGGGAACACCGCGCGCGTCAGGTCGTCGAGCACCACCACCTCGAAGCCCTCTACAGCCGCGTCGACGGCGGACACCCGCACGCAGAAGTCGCGCGCCAGCCCGCCGAGGAACAGGCGGCGCACGCCGCGGGCGGAGAGCCAGGCGCCCAGCCCGGTGGACGGGCGCCGGCCGTCCGGGCCGACGTTCTCGCGGAAGGCGCTGTAGGAGTCCACCTCGCGCCGCGTGCCCTTGCGCAGCACCAGCGTGACCGCCGCGTCGGGGAGCGCCGGGTGCAGGGCGGCGCCGCGCGTGCCGCGGACGCAGTGGTCCGGCCAGAGCTCCTGCGGCCCCTGCGAGAGCGCGATGGACGCGTAGGGCTCGCGCCCCGGGTGCGTGGAGGCGAAGGACACGTGGCCGGGCGGATGCCAGTCCTGCGTCGCCACCACGGTCGAGAACGCGGGCGCCAGGCGCGCCAGCGGCTCCACGATCCGGTCGCCCTCGGCGACGCCGAGCGCGCCGCCCGGCAGGAAGTCGTGCTGGAGGTCCACCACCAGGAGCGCATCCGACCCGGGATCGATCCGCATGGGCACCCCATAACACCGGCGTGGCGGATCGTCCGCGGAGGTGCCGCGCCGCGTCCCCCGGCGGGGCCGCCGCGAGCGCCGTCGCACACGCCGGAGCGGCGTCGCGCGGAGGCCGCGGATCGCCCGATTCCGGGCCCAATCCGTGTTGTGTCCGCGCGCGGCCTGAGCTAGCTTGCGCGCACCATGGACAAGATCTGGGCCAAGGACGTCAAGGAGGGAGAGCGCGCCAAGAGCGTGTTCCTCGTCGCCCGCAAGGCGATCCCCACCGCGAAGAGCGGCAAGACGTACCTCTCCGTCACCTTCCAGGACAAGACCGGCGAGCTCGAGGCGCGCGCCTTCGAGAAGGTCGAGGAGCTGGCGGCGGCCTTCGAGGAGAAGGATCTCGTCGAGGTGGAGGGCGCCATCGGCGCGTTCCAGGGCAAGCCGCAGCTGCGCATCGAGGCGCTCGCCAAGGTCGACCCGACCACGCTGGACGCGGCCGAGTTCGTGTGGGCGCCGCCGCCCGAGCCGAAGAAGCCGGAGAAGTCCGGGCCGGCCGAGGCGGAGTCGGGGCACTGGAACGAGCTGCTCGCGCTGGTGGACTGCGTCGTCGACCCGCACGTGAAGGACCTCATCAAGGCGTTCGTCGAGGACGACGACGTGGCGGCCCGGCTGCGCCGCGCCCCCGCCGCGAAGACCGTCCACCACGCCTACCCGGGCGGCCTGCTCGAGCACACCGTCTCCTGCCTCAAGCTGGCGCACCGGCTCGCCGACCACTTCCCGCAGGTCGATCGCGACCTGCTCGTCGCCGGCGCGTTCTTCCACGACCTCGGCAAGATCCGCGAGCTGAGCGGCGACCGGAGCACCGAGTACACGGACGAGGGCCGGCTGATCGGGCACCTGGTCATGACCGCCCAGTGGATCCACGACAAGGCGCGCCGCGTGGGCGCCTCGCGCGACCTCGAGCACCACGTCGTGCACATGGTCCTCTCCCACCACGGGCGCCTCGAGTACGGCTCGCCCAAGGTGCCGATGACGCTCGAGGCGATGCTCACGCACGCCATCGACGAGATCGACAGCCGGGTGAACTCCTGGCTCAACCTGATGGGCAAGGACGGCGGCAACCGCCGCTGGACCGACGCGAACAACGTCTACGAGCAGCCGATCTGGCGCGGCAGCCTGCCGACCGTGCAGGCGGAGAAGAAGGGACCGGCGCCGGAGCTCCTCACCCCGGTCATCTACGTGCCGCGCAACGGCGCGAGCGCCGGCGGCGGTGCCCAGCCGCGCCCACCGAAGAAGCCCAGGGATCGCAAGCGCGAGCCGCGCCCGCAGGGCGGCGCCGCGGAGGCGAAGCCGGCCGAGGGCGCCGGCGAGGCGAAGGCCGAGGGCGCCCCGGCGGCGGCGCAGGCGCCGCGCCCCGAGGGCCGGCCCGAGCGCCCGGATCGCGGCCAGCGCGAGCACCGCGGCTTCGGCGGCGGCGGCGGCGGCTTCGGCGACAAGAAGCGCGGCTACACCGGCCCGCGGCTGCCCGGCGACAAGGGACCGCACCGGCCGCCGGAGAAGAAGAACCTGACGCACAACCCGTTCGCCGCGCTCGCGCAGAAGCTCGAGGACGCCGGGAAGCCGGCCGAGGAGAAGCCGGCCTCGCCCGCCGAGGCGGAGCAGCAGCAGGCGCCCGCCCCCACGCCCCCCGAGCCGCAGGACCAGGCGGTGGCGGCCCGCGAGCCCGACGTCGCCCCGGAGCCCGCTCCGGCCGGGACGCCCGCTCCCGAGGACAAGCCGGCGGGGTAGTTGTCGTAGAATCGCCTCCTCGCGCCCGGCGCGGCCGCGCGGCCGCCCGCCGGGCGCGCGGGGGAGGCGCACCGGTCCATGGTCCCGTTCGGCCGCACGGCCGCCATCTTCGACGTCGACGACTCGCTCCTCGACGGCAACGCCGGGACCATCTTCACCTGGTACCTGTACAGCGAGCGCGTGATGCGGCCCGAGGTCCGGTCCCGCATCCCGCGCGTCATCTACGAGTACGCCCGCAGCCGCCTCACCGAGCAGGACATGGTGGAGGTGGGCTCGCGCTGCCAGCAGGGCCTCTACGCCGACCAGGTGAAGGCGCACGCCCACGTCTGCTTCGAGCGCCACCTGCGCAAGCGCATCACCTCCGGCGCCATCCGGCAGATCCGCAAGCACCTGCTGTCGGGGCACTTCGTGGTGATCGCCTCCGGCTCCTCGCAGTACATCATCGACGAGGTGGGCCGGCACCTCCGCGTGCACGCCGCGGTGGGCACGCGCACGCGCATCGTCGACGGCCGCATCACCGACCAGATCCTGCCGCCGGTGGTGTTCAAGGACGGCAAGCGCGCGGCGGTGGAGGCGATCGCCGAGCGGTTCGACCTCGACCTGACCCGCAGCTTCCTCTACTCCGACTCGAGCGCGGACGTGCCGCTGTTCGAGGCGGTCGGCACGCCGGTGGTGGTGAACCCCAAGGCGCCGTTCCGCGCCGCCGCCGAGAAGCGCGGGTGGGAGATCGTCACCTGGAAGGAGCGCAACCGGCCCGGCGCCGAGCCCGACCTCGCCGACGAGTGGGGGAGCTGGGAGGGCTGACGGTGGGGCGGGGCCGGCCCGCCGCAGCTCAGGCGAGCCGGAACAGCCGCCGGGTGTTCTCGGCGGTTCGCGCGGCCACCTCCTCGAGCGGCGCGCCCCACAGCTCGGCCACCTTGCGCGCGGTCTCGACCACGTGCGCGGGCTCGTTCCGCTTGCCGCGGAACGGGACCGGGGCGAGGAACGGGCTGTCGGTCTCGACCAGCAGCCGGTCGCGCGGGACGATGCGCACCGCCTCGCGGATGGGCTCGGCGGTCTTGAAGGTCACGATGCCCGCCACCGAGACGTACAGGCCGAGGTCGAGATAGGCGCGCGCCGCCGGGGCGTCGCCGGTGAAGCAGTGGATCACCCCGCCCGCCTCGGGGACGCCCTCCTCGCGCAGCACGCGCAGGCAGGCGGCGTCCGCCTCGCGCACGTGGATCACCACCGGCTTCCCGGCGGCGCGCGCGGTCCGCAGCGACCGGCGGAACGCGGACTCCTGCACGTCGCGCGGCGAGTGGTCGTAGTGGAAGTCGAGGCCGGTCTCGCCCACCGCGGCGACGCGCGGGTCGCGCGCCAGCGCCTCGTGACGGGCCCAGTCCTCCTCCGGCACGCGCGCGGCCTCGTGCGGGTGGATCCCGATGGTCGCGGCGAAGTACCGGGGGTCCCGGTCGGCGAGCGCCAGCGCGTTGCCGAAGTCGCCGGGCCCCCGCCAGAGGCCGACGCAGACCACCCGCGCCAGGCCGGCCTCGCGGGCGCGGGCGATGACCGCGTCGAGGTCGCCCCGGTAGTCGTCGAGATCGAGGTGGGCGTGCGAGTCGATCAGCATCGGGCGGATCTAACCCGGTCCGCCCCGCCCGCAAGGCGGGCGGGCGGACCGTGCGAGGCGCTACTTGACCCGTGTCCCGGGCGCGATGCCCTCGCCCACGGTCACCACCTGGAGGTTCGGCGGCTCGCCGGCGGCGAGCAGCATCCCGTGGGAGGTGATCCCGCGCAGCGGACGGGGCGCGAGGTTCGCGACCACCACGATGCGCCGGCCCACCAGCGCCTGCGGCTCCGGGTAGGCCTGCGCGATGCCGGCCACGATCGTGCGCGGCTCCGGCTCGCCCACGTCCACCGAGAGCTTCAGCAGCTTGTCGGCCTTCTCCACCTTCTCGGCGGCCTTCACCAGCCCGACCCGCAGCTCCACCTTCGCGAAGTCGTCGTACTGGATGACCCCGGGGACCGGCGGGGGCGCCGGCTTGGCGCTGGCGCGGGTGGCCGTCTCGGCG encodes:
- a CDS encoding zinc-dependent alcohol dehydrogenase translates to MRALVYEGPYRVKVRDKPAPRIEHGEDVVLRVTRAAICGSDLHLLHGFVPDTRVGSTFGHEFTGVVEETGPAVRTLRRGDRVVVPFNISCGRCFYCARGLYGDCESSNPMSDLASGVYGYSHTTGGYDGGQAEYVRVPFADVGPMKIPDDLEDEDVLLLSDVLPTGYQAAEMGGVREGDVVAVFGCGPVGLVAARSAWLLGARRVIAIDRVPARLRFAERWAGAETLDLEAAGWDPVPVLKEQTGGRGPDVCVDAVGLEASGSPWQTLLGRGLKLQAGSAVALSWAIHAVRKGGTVSIVGVYGPPANLVPIGAAMNKGLTLRTAQANVKRYMPHLLEHVRAGRLDGKGLITHRFPLERAAHAYALFGDRADGCVKCVLVPGAQA
- a CDS encoding SOS response-associated peptidase, with the protein product MCGRFTLTVADLAALAREWAAEVDAALAARWRPRFNVAPGDPHPVLRGRGGARRLEAAAFGLAGPGGKLLLNARVEGAAGRPAFREAWAARRAAVPADGFYEWEGPAADRRPSWLHPRAGGTLLLAALCGDAPGGGPAFAILTTAANAEVGRLHDRMPLLVPPALLDAWLDGPPPALPAPADGVLAVRPVSPRVNSPANDDAACLAPPPEPLQRALF
- the pncA gene encoding bifunctional nicotinamidase/pyrazinamidase — its product is MRIDPGSDALLVVDLQHDFLPGGALGVAEGDRIVEPLARLAPAFSTVVATQDWHPPGHVSFASTHPGREPYASIALSQGPQELWPDHCVRGTRGAALHPALPDAAVTLVLRKGTRREVDSYSAFRENVGPDGRRPSTGLGAWLSARGVRRLFLGGLARDFCVRVSAVDAAVEGFEVVVLDDLTRAVFPERRDEVDRELAAAGARLAVSQDLIR
- a CDS encoding HD domain-containing protein produces the protein MDKIWAKDVKEGERAKSVFLVARKAIPTAKSGKTYLSVTFQDKTGELEARAFEKVEELAAAFEEKDLVEVEGAIGAFQGKPQLRIEALAKVDPTTLDAAEFVWAPPPEPKKPEKSGPAEAESGHWNELLALVDCVVDPHVKDLIKAFVEDDDVAARLRRAPAAKTVHHAYPGGLLEHTVSCLKLAHRLADHFPQVDRDLLVAGAFFHDLGKIRELSGDRSTEYTDEGRLIGHLVMTAQWIHDKARRVGASRDLEHHVVHMVLSHHGRLEYGSPKVPMTLEAMLTHAIDEIDSRVNSWLNLMGKDGGNRRWTDANNVYEQPIWRGSLPTVQAEKKGPAPELLTPVIYVPRNGASAGGGAQPRPPKKPRDRKREPRPQGGAAEAKPAEGAGEAKAEGAPAAAQAPRPEGRPERPDRGQREHRGFGGGGGGFGDKKRGYTGPRLPGDKGPHRPPEKKNLTHNPFAALAQKLEDAGKPAEEKPASPAEAEQQQAPAPTPPEPQDQAVAAREPDVAPEPAPAGTPAPEDKPAG
- a CDS encoding HAD family hydrolase — protein: MVPFGRTAAIFDVDDSLLDGNAGTIFTWYLYSERVMRPEVRSRIPRVIYEYARSRLTEQDMVEVGSRCQQGLYADQVKAHAHVCFERHLRKRITSGAIRQIRKHLLSGHFVVIASGSSQYIIDEVGRHLRVHAAVGTRTRIVDGRITDQILPPVVFKDGKRAAVEAIAERFDLDLTRSFLYSDSSADVPLFEAVGTPVVVNPKAPFRAAAEKRGWEIVTWKERNRPGAEPDLADEWGSWEG
- a CDS encoding TatD family hydrolase — its product is MLIDSHAHLDLDDYRGDLDAVIARAREAGLARVVCVGLWRGPGDFGNALALADRDPRYFAATIGIHPHEAARVPEEDWARHEALARDPRVAAVGETGLDFHYDHSPRDVQESAFRRSLRTARAAGKPVVIHVREADAACLRVLREEGVPEAGGVIHCFTGDAPAARAYLDLGLYVSVAGIVTFKTAEPIREAVRIVPRDRLLVETDSPFLAPVPFRGKRNEPAHVVETARKVAELWGAPLEEVAARTAENTRRLFRLA